The following are encoded together in the Tistrella bauzanensis genome:
- a CDS encoding GNAT family N-acetyltransferase, whose protein sequence is MAVLTMPKPDRHPLPQPGVIVRDATDADMAQVHAIYTYYVANTTVSFELVAPDLNEMRARRLAALDRGLPYLVAVEDGEIKAFAYAAPFRMRAAYRFTVENSVYVGRGQTGRGLGRAVLAELVRRCTAAGFRQMVAVIGHPGNPASLALHQGLGFVHAGEFKAIGHKFGRWIDAIMLQRSLGEGASTQPDD, encoded by the coding sequence ATGGCTGTACTGACCATGCCCAAGCCCGACCGCCACCCGCTGCCCCAACCGGGCGTCATCGTCCGCGACGCGACCGACGCCGATATGGCGCAGGTGCATGCGATCTATACCTATTACGTGGCGAACACCACCGTCAGCTTCGAGCTGGTGGCGCCGGATCTGAACGAGATGCGCGCCCGCCGGCTGGCGGCGCTGGACCGTGGCCTGCCCTATCTGGTGGCGGTGGAAGATGGCGAGATCAAGGCCTTCGCCTATGCCGCCCCCTTCCGGATGCGTGCCGCCTATCGGTTCACGGTCGAGAACTCGGTCTATGTCGGCCGTGGACAGACCGGGCGCGGCCTGGGCAGGGCCGTGCTGGCCGAACTGGTCCGGCGCTGCACGGCCGCCGGATTCCGCCAGATGGTGGCGGTGATCGGCCACCCCGGCAACCCGGCCTCGCTGGCCCTGCATCAGGGGCTGGGCTTCGTCCATGCCGGCGAGTTCAAGGCGATCGGCCATAAATTCGGCCGCTGGATCGATGCGATCATGCTTCAGCGCAGCCTGGGCGAAGGCGCATCGACCCAGCCCGACGACTGA